In one window of Bdellovibrio bacteriovorus W DNA:
- a CDS encoding lysine 2,3-aminomutase (COG1509 Lysine 2,3-aminomutase), producing the protein MSFDACVLPRGHLSFITDFTMKFTFLSNSNPQEVTSDDWNSWQWQMRRGLKTLADFESVFKLEPEELRAFNDGKEIFNIRTTPYYAKLGTKSHAIRKIMVPHISEMTAGVQALFDPLGERKNNPTSRVIHRYSDRVLFLVTDTCSVYCRFCTRKHFTGQEQAFIRGPEYENALEYIRNHPGIREVILSGGDPLTLSDTLLEKVLSDLRQIDHVEIIRIGSRMPVVCPMRITDELVSIFKRNKPVYLMSHFNHPDELTAEAVAGLEKLVDNGVPVMNQMVLLNGINNHPAIVQALSRRLLYLRVKPYYMFQCDPSEGTDHLRTSVEDSLEIQKELWGHLSGLAMPNLSLDIPDGGGKAYLVPNFQVAQEGLVRKFIGWDGVPAEYISPAPEKILKPDPGAYQAEWDLLKKAKQNSIE; encoded by the coding sequence TTGTCATTCGATGCTTGTGTCTTGCCTAGAGGACATCTTTCCTTCATAACTGATTTCACGATGAAGTTTACTTTTCTTTCAAACTCAAATCCTCAAGAAGTGACATCTGACGACTGGAATAGCTGGCAGTGGCAGATGCGTCGTGGGCTTAAAACACTAGCTGATTTTGAGTCTGTGTTTAAGCTAGAGCCCGAAGAACTTCGTGCCTTTAATGACGGGAAAGAAATTTTTAATATTCGCACAACGCCTTACTACGCAAAGCTTGGGACTAAGTCTCACGCAATTCGTAAGATCATGGTTCCGCATATCTCAGAAATGACCGCGGGCGTGCAGGCACTTTTTGATCCACTCGGAGAGAGAAAAAACAATCCGACTTCTCGCGTGATCCATCGCTATTCAGACAGAGTTTTATTCTTAGTAACCGACACATGCAGTGTGTACTGCCGGTTTTGCACGCGTAAGCATTTCACAGGACAGGAACAAGCATTTATTCGCGGGCCTGAATACGAAAATGCTCTTGAGTATATTCGCAATCATCCTGGAATTCGCGAGGTGATTCTATCAGGCGGTGATCCGCTCACTTTGAGTGACACGCTCTTAGAAAAAGTTCTAAGCGATCTTCGTCAGATCGATCACGTTGAAATCATTCGTATTGGATCGCGCATGCCGGTGGTGTGCCCGATGCGCATTACAGATGAGTTAGTTTCTATCTTCAAAAGAAATAAGCCCGTTTACTTGATGTCGCACTTTAATCATCCAGATGAACTAACAGCCGAAGCCGTGGCAGGCCTTGAAAAGCTTGTGGATAACGGTGTACCGGTGATGAATCAAATGGTTCTTTTAAATGGTATCAATAATCATCCGGCGATTGTTCAAGCACTTAGTCGCAGATTATTGTACTTACGTGTGAAGCCTTATTACATGTTCCAATGTGATCCTTCAGAGGGCACAGATCATTTACGAACATCTGTGGAAGACTCTTTAGAAATTCAAAAAGAGCTTTGGGGACACCTATCGGGTCTTGCGATGCCAAATCTTTCTTTGGATATTCCTGATGGGGGAGGCAAGGCCTACCTCGTTCCGAATTTCCAAGTCGCTCAAGAGGGTTTAGTGCGTAAGTTCATTGGATGGGATGGAGTTCCTGCGGAGTACATCAGTCCTGCTCCAGAGAAAATTTTAAAGCCAGATCCCGGTGCCTATCAAGCTGAGTGGGATCTTTTAAAAAAAGCAAAACAGAACTCGATCGAATAG
- a CDS encoding chaperonin (COG0234 Co-chaperonin GroES (HSP10)): protein MAKKKASVKKTPSTKAKKVTSKKVAAKKSSTAKKVAPKKTAKPAAKKVAKKSVKKATPKVTKKAVSKVTKKVAKKAPKKVAKVVKKTAKVAPKKATVKPAKKVAKKVTKAPAKKVAVKKPTDKAPAKATKAAPQVVKPVAKPVEKQAKASVTADYSKVLTPLDDRILVSPLKTEKITAGGLYIPDTVSDVSGNLEAEVVAVGRGRQNKKGNIRPMDVKVGDIVLFSEYAGTKVTVENKDLVILRESDVLGVKGA from the coding sequence GTGGCTAAGAAAAAAGCCTCTGTTAAAAAAACACCTTCGACAAAAGCAAAGAAGGTGACTTCAAAAAAGGTCGCAGCAAAAAAATCTTCTACTGCAAAAAAGGTAGCTCCTAAAAAGACAGCTAAACCAGCCGCAAAAAAGGTCGCAAAAAAATCTGTTAAAAAAGCAACTCCAAAGGTTACAAAAAAAGCAGTTTCTAAAGTGACAAAGAAGGTGGCGAAGAAGGCACCTAAGAAGGTTGCTAAGGTTGTCAAAAAGACGGCTAAGGTGGCTCCTAAAAAAGCGACTGTGAAGCCTGCAAAAAAAGTTGCTAAAAAAGTAACGAAGGCGCCGGCAAAGAAAGTGGCTGTTAAAAAGCCGACTGATAAAGCTCCGGCTAAAGCAACGAAGGCCGCTCCTCAGGTTGTTAAGCCAGTGGCAAAGCCTGTTGAAAAACAAGCAAAAGCTTCTGTGACAGCTGACTACAGCAAGGTTTTAACTCCTCTAGATGATCGTATTTTGGTATCTCCTCTAAAAACAGAAAAGATCACAGCCGGCGGCCTTTACATCCCTGACACAGTTTCAGATGTTTCTGGAAACCTAGAAGCAGAAGTTGTTGCGGTGGGACGTGGACGCCAAAATAAAAAAGGCAATATCCGTCCGATGGATGTGAAAGTTGGCGACATTGTTCTTTTTTCTGAATACGCTGGAACAAAAGTGACTGTTGAAAACAAAGACCTCGTGATCCTCAGAGAGAGCGATGTTTTAGGCGTTAAAGGCGCATAA
- a CDS encoding hypothetical protein (COG0543 2-polyprenylphenol hydroxylase and related flavodoxin oxidoreductases), translating into MRIEYSIGDEIHILENAEAGRTLLDLSLIAKIPWPYSCMEGTCGTCTGVLLEGETTEVPDSERRIRLCQALPKSDLVRVSSSD; encoded by the coding sequence ATGCGTATAGAGTATTCTATAGGGGACGAGATTCATATTCTTGAAAATGCCGAAGCGGGAAGAACCCTTTTGGATCTGAGTCTTATTGCAAAAATTCCATGGCCCTACTCTTGTATGGAGGGAACTTGTGGCACTTGCACAGGGGTTTTGCTCGAAGGCGAGACGACGGAAGTTCCCGATTCAGAGCGACGAATTCGTCTGTGCCAAGCCTTACCTAAGTCAGACCTTGTGAGGGTTTCTTCCTCTGACTAA
- a CDS encoding heme biosynthesis (COG0641 Arylsulfatase regulator (Fe-S oxidoreductase)), with translation MQSGDVMESRRFKDIVAFKREQSAPMAFHARNLEVAEISEELWNLLKSRESNQEAYADLLDWESSEAANSALSSGFGEVRSLTINVTQICNLKCTYCAAGGDGTYGFAQTKIDVEKTLPQLKFFMERLPENSRFHITFLGGEPLLYPEGIRAIGAYVSEVGKDRNLRAEFSIVTNGTLLSEKNLELLSEIKANITISVDGPSAINDRLRPSKNGQSSTEMIITGLSCLQKYRKDLGFVRVHGVFGKDNTEILKAYDFYESLGVDQYEFSFSVESSDEVTNKKFISEMNAIAALAYVRGGEAGIRKISFFDQQFSILDRQVQIKNHCPAGKNFLMVDAKNNLYTCPWDVGNQSAKVGQGTELDVVKLEEYRENLVDKNNCQECWARFMCGGGCMFIHQQATGSKHKKDANFCARTRELISTAIFYYKLSREFC, from the coding sequence TTGCAATCTGGTGATGTCATGGAAAGTCGTCGTTTTAAAGACATTGTAGCATTTAAGAGAGAGCAAAGCGCCCCGATGGCTTTCCATGCTCGCAATCTAGAGGTTGCCGAGATCTCCGAAGAGCTTTGGAATCTCTTAAAAAGCCGAGAGTCAAATCAAGAGGCCTATGCCGATCTTTTGGATTGGGAGTCTTCTGAAGCAGCTAATTCGGCTCTTTCTAGCGGTTTCGGCGAGGTGCGCAGTCTCACAATTAACGTCACACAGATCTGCAATTTAAAGTGTACTTATTGCGCTGCTGGGGGCGATGGAACCTATGGTTTTGCGCAGACGAAAATTGATGTCGAAAAAACACTTCCGCAACTAAAGTTCTTCATGGAGAGACTTCCTGAGAATAGCCGCTTCCATATCACTTTTTTGGGAGGCGAACCCTTGCTCTATCCTGAAGGCATTCGCGCCATTGGGGCTTATGTCTCTGAAGTCGGCAAAGATCGAAATCTTCGCGCTGAGTTCTCTATTGTGACCAATGGAACACTTCTCTCAGAGAAAAACCTTGAACTACTTTCGGAGATCAAAGCCAATATCACGATCAGCGTTGATGGCCCGTCTGCGATCAACGATCGCCTGCGCCCAAGTAAAAATGGTCAATCTTCCACTGAGATGATCATCACTGGTCTTTCGTGCTTGCAAAAATATCGCAAAGACCTTGGATTCGTTCGAGTTCATGGTGTCTTTGGAAAAGACAATACCGAGATTTTAAAAGCCTATGATTTTTATGAGTCTTTAGGCGTTGATCAGTATGAATTTTCATTCTCTGTAGAAAGTTCTGATGAGGTGACAAACAAAAAATTCATCTCCGAAATGAATGCCATTGCAGCTCTTGCTTACGTCCGGGGCGGCGAAGCTGGAATTCGTAAGATTAGTTTCTTTGATCAGCAGTTTTCTATATTAGATCGCCAAGTGCAGATTAAAAACCATTGCCCTGCTGGAAAGAACTTCTTGATGGTGGATGCAAAAAACAACCTCTACACTTGCCCATGGGATGTTGGGAATCAATCTGCAAAAGTAGGCCAAGGGACTGAATTAGATGTCGTAAAACTCGAAGAGTATCGAGAAAACTTGGTCGATAAAAACAACTGCCAAGAGTGCTGGGCAAGATTTATGTGCGGTGGTGGATGCATGTTCATTCATCAACAAGCAACTGGTAGCAAACACAAGAAAGATGCAAATTTCTGTGCGCGCACTAGAGAATTAATTAGTACTGCAATTTTTTATTATAAACTTAGCAGAGAATTTTGCTAA
- a CDS encoding penicillin-binding protein 1B (COG5009 Membrane carboxypeptidase/penicillin-binding protein), producing MEKNNKHIEGLKKKGLSLEGVLLSANNDTGIVSAVVGGRDFRMTQFNRAIDGHRQIGSIMKPFVFLTALINSDEDGQPFTPITLLNDEKFTHKYQGQSWSPVNYGGKYFGTVPMFYALKNSLNAATASLGIQVGLGNIVEVTQSMGVSSPLKSLPAMTLGAFEMYPVEVLKSYMAMANYGKRQEISFIRRATTQDNEEVFTHDAKATQVIDPTATASLVSMMRQTILSGSARYATLNGFTTPAAGKTGTTSDNKDAWFAGFTPALTTVVWVGYDNNTPHKLTGASGAVPAWTQYMKAMAARYPSVDFPLTENSKVIRLNTETLKALNALRDNDPPEVELVFDKRRLPAGF from the coding sequence TTGGAAAAAAATAATAAACACATCGAAGGCCTGAAGAAAAAAGGACTTTCGCTTGAAGGTGTTTTACTTTCTGCCAATAACGACACAGGAATTGTCTCTGCTGTCGTGGGCGGTCGCGACTTCCGTATGACTCAGTTTAATAGAGCTATAGATGGACATCGCCAGATCGGCTCTATTATGAAGCCCTTTGTTTTTTTAACCGCGCTCATTAACTCTGATGAAGATGGTCAACCGTTTACCCCGATCACACTTCTGAACGATGAGAAGTTCACACATAAATACCAAGGACAGTCATGGAGTCCCGTTAATTATGGCGGAAAGTACTTCGGAACAGTTCCGATGTTTTATGCACTGAAGAACTCTTTGAATGCGGCAACGGCATCACTAGGTATTCAAGTCGGCCTAGGAAACATTGTCGAGGTCACTCAATCTATGGGGGTTTCTTCACCTCTCAAAAGCTTGCCAGCCATGACTTTGGGGGCTTTTGAAATGTACCCCGTTGAAGTTCTCAAGAGCTATATGGCGATGGCGAACTATGGTAAACGCCAAGAGATCAGCTTCATTCGTCGTGCGACAACGCAAGATAATGAAGAGGTCTTTACCCATGATGCCAAGGCCACTCAGGTGATTGACCCAACAGCCACAGCAAGCCTTGTTTCTATGATGAGACAAACGATTCTCTCAGGCAGCGCCCGCTATGCAACACTGAATGGATTTACGACACCGGCAGCAGGTAAAACAGGAACGACGAGTGATAATAAAGATGCTTGGTTTGCGGGTTTTACTCCGGCATTAACAACGGTCGTGTGGGTAGGATATGACAACAACACTCCTCACAAACTCACAGGCGCTAGTGGTGCTGTGCCCGCTTGGACTCAATACATGAAGGCCATGGCAGCCCGTTATCCTTCGGTTGATTTTCCTTTAACAGAAAACTCAAAAGTGATCCGCTTAAATACAGAGACTCTCAAAGCGCTCAACGCCCTGAGAGACAATGATCCCCCTGAGGTAGAACTTGTTTTTGATAAACGACGTTTGCCTGCTGGATTTTAA
- a CDS encoding adenylate cyclase, putative, producing the protein MNLKKFFKLLVLTSILFWVPAYIDIYFHIQKVYKEKSEIRSRDLQWNSDFVELLLEDSNVFQACQVLNKNFESGLMAGYSVHSESMSCSAPKDLDFSVFKILEFGKIHSVRVGEDIYDYRTVQIADSDFFMVQKRPEGPTITAFIKEDPWGMLKAIFVDTALALWIAFVFWLIYFLRNIENIRSLYRQQHHTPFWFKFIDRVATWIDSSNEISISSIQVSAHEQIDRLRKERAYYANTLEYTILDEIHSSQKPIELPYKFTGTVARVDINGYGQYVYEGNRPYLLEMKKAFEWTAAECAFRYSGLFEGRAGDMVVYVFRGENAETRAAAFVRDFSMEFSRTPFDFLNHKNITLFVKASIATSPLIMEVSPSKHDFDGDALYLTDRMFGDLEESDKEKNVLVIRPEDFQAMATVLNEPYKAKKVTRKEASLEVAYVDSFSPCLEKLDKSEFFLGNLSLLSFFDFFISNSDNSLKNNVAESLLKHLRTKRVPSEVSTKWHLTLIKLLEQALDPKLTATFISLGRALVPKENWHSEMSATLIRFVDKMDARSAANSVELLAYWRDLEGAQKIFTTSSTSEKDSYRLEGNYLLSMGLNQLSEKILTQIVEMIESKDSRKKESGIYAGAMLILLSKKDHATTLSTFNGYYKLLNALKKAEVKSERLDRLRAGVI; encoded by the coding sequence ATGAATCTAAAAAAGTTTTTTAAGCTCTTGGTGCTCACAAGTATTCTCTTTTGGGTGCCTGCCTATATCGATATCTATTTTCACATTCAAAAAGTTTATAAAGAAAAATCTGAAATTCGCAGTCGCGACCTTCAGTGGAATAGTGATTTTGTGGAGCTTCTGCTTGAGGACTCCAACGTCTTTCAAGCCTGCCAAGTTTTAAATAAGAACTTTGAAAGCGGATTGATGGCGGGTTATTCAGTTCATTCTGAATCTATGAGTTGTTCTGCGCCCAAGGACTTGGACTTTTCTGTCTTTAAGATTTTAGAATTTGGCAAAATTCATAGTGTTCGTGTCGGTGAAGATATCTATGACTACCGCACAGTGCAAATTGCAGATTCTGATTTCTTCATGGTGCAAAAAAGACCGGAAGGTCCCACGATCACTGCTTTTATCAAAGAAGACCCTTGGGGAATGCTGAAGGCCATTTTTGTGGATACGGCTCTAGCTCTATGGATTGCCTTTGTGTTTTGGTTGATCTACTTCCTGCGAAATATTGAAAACATTCGCTCTTTGTATCGCCAGCAACACCACACACCGTTTTGGTTTAAGTTTATCGATCGTGTTGCGACTTGGATTGATTCTTCAAACGAAATTAGCATTTCTTCTATTCAAGTTTCGGCCCATGAGCAAATTGATCGCCTTCGCAAAGAGCGCGCCTATTATGCCAACACTCTTGAATACACCATCCTTGATGAAATTCATTCTAGCCAGAAACCAATTGAGCTTCCTTATAAGTTTACTGGAACGGTGGCACGGGTCGATATCAATGGCTATGGACAATATGTCTATGAAGGTAATAGACCCTATCTGCTAGAAATGAAAAAAGCTTTTGAGTGGACTGCTGCGGAGTGTGCGTTTAGATACTCGGGTCTTTTCGAGGGCCGCGCCGGTGATATGGTTGTCTACGTCTTTAGAGGCGAAAATGCCGAAACTCGTGCGGCTGCGTTTGTACGTGATTTTTCTATGGAGTTTTCTAGAACACCTTTTGACTTCTTAAATCATAAAAACATCACGCTCTTTGTTAAAGCGAGCATCGCGACGTCGCCTTTGATTATGGAAGTCTCTCCTTCCAAACATGATTTCGATGGAGATGCTCTTTATTTAACAGATCGAATGTTTGGGGACCTTGAAGAAAGTGATAAAGAAAAAAACGTACTAGTGATTCGCCCTGAAGACTTTCAGGCCATGGCAACAGTTTTAAACGAACCTTATAAAGCAAAAAAGGTCACTCGCAAGGAAGCAAGTTTAGAAGTTGCTTACGTTGATTCGTTTTCTCCTTGTCTTGAGAAGTTAGACAAATCTGAATTCTTTCTTGGCAACCTATCGCTATTGAGCTTCTTTGATTTCTTTATTTCAAATAGTGATAACTCTTTAAAAAACAATGTCGCCGAATCTTTATTGAAACACCTTCGCACCAAACGAGTGCCCTCGGAAGTTTCAACGAAGTGGCACCTCACTTTAATAAAACTTCTTGAGCAAGCTCTTGATCCTAAACTCACAGCCACGTTTATCAGCTTAGGACGAGCACTAGTCCCTAAAGAAAACTGGCATTCAGAAATGTCAGCGACGCTGATTCGATTTGTCGATAAGATGGACGCAAGGTCTGCTGCGAACTCGGTCGAGCTTTTAGCTTATTGGCGCGACCTAGAAGGAGCGCAAAAGATATTTACTACTTCATCAACAAGTGAAAAGGACTCTTATCGCCTTGAGGGCAACTACCTTCTATCAATGGGTCTAAATCAATTGAGTGAAAAGATTCTTACCCAAATCGTCGAGATGATTGAATCCAAAGATAGTCGAAAAAAAGAAAGCGGCATCTATGCGGGTGCTATGCTGATTCTGCTATCAAAGAAAGATCACGCAACAACACTTTCAACTTTTAATGGATATTATAAACTGCTCAACGCTTTAAAAAAGGCAGAGGTTAAATCCGAAAGACTGGATCGGCTTCGCGCAGGAGTCATTTAA
- a CDS encoding metallo-beta-lactamase superfamily protein (COG1235 Metal-dependent hydrolases of the beta-lactamase superfamily I): MALSVKFWGVRGSLPSGPTPSQWKDHLTSTLVDAQAQGISKISEVPQYLHSMPLPHVGGYGTATTCVEVRSPHSELIIDGGSGIRNLSDSIVKKARLMSRPFHIFMTHFHWDHIIGLPFFTPHFVPGCEIHYYAVQEDLEPLIRGVFKRPYFPVSFEKLQAKIHFHVLEPRKPYQINDMTITPYQLDHPDPCWGVKVECAGKVYSHCVDTEGTRVTRESLGEDLPLYQNVDLMYFDAQYTLPELAEKANWGHSAAQIGLDIAFREGIKHVLFAHHDPGATIQNVEELKKQTRAHYEARQSFADFNKQNLTPVKWDFAHEGLEVEL, from the coding sequence ATGGCATTATCCGTGAAGTTTTGGGGAGTGCGGGGTTCTTTACCATCAGGACCAACTCCCTCACAGTGGAAAGATCATCTAACCAGTACGCTTGTCGATGCGCAGGCTCAGGGAATCAGTAAGATTTCTGAGGTTCCACAGTACCTTCATTCAATGCCACTTCCCCATGTTGGTGGTTATGGTACGGCAACAACGTGTGTTGAAGTTCGCAGTCCTCACTCTGAATTAATAATTGATGGGGGCAGTGGAATTCGCAATCTCAGTGATTCAATTGTTAAAAAAGCGCGCTTAATGAGTCGTCCTTTTCATATCTTTATGACTCACTTTCACTGGGACCACATCATTGGGCTGCCGTTTTTTACGCCACATTTTGTTCCAGGGTGCGAGATTCACTACTACGCCGTTCAGGAGGATTTAGAACCCCTTATTCGTGGTGTTTTTAAACGGCCGTATTTCCCAGTTTCCTTCGAGAAGCTTCAGGCGAAGATTCATTTTCACGTGTTAGAGCCGCGCAAACCCTATCAAATTAATGATATGACAATCACCCCTTATCAGTTAGATCATCCAGATCCGTGCTGGGGAGTGAAAGTAGAATGCGCGGGAAAAGTATATTCGCACTGTGTGGATACCGAAGGGACACGAGTGACTCGTGAAAGCTTAGGTGAAGATCTGCCTCTTTATCAAAACGTAGATCTTATGTACTTTGATGCTCAATACACTCTTCCTGAGTTAGCTGAAAAAGCCAATTGGGGTCACAGTGCTGCACAAATTGGATTAGATATTGCCTTCAGAGAGGGCATTAAACATGTTCTTTTCGCACATCATGATCCAGGCGCTACTATTCAGAATGTAGAAGAACTAAAAAAACAAACACGCGCTCACTATGAAGCGCGCCAGTCTTTTGCAGACTTTAATAAGCAAAACCTCACTCCGGTGAAGTGGGATTTTGCTCACGAAGGTTTAGAAGTCGAACTCTAA
- a CDS encoding hypothetical protein (COG3042 Putative hemolysin), whose translation MKSVILLLVLSSTFAFAVNKDAKVPKLKSGEVAVFVNEKYQIQTFKNYDSLEINSTCFKQNKPQCQAFTKAQVKPVPPKPKDDLIYNPAAINCANMGGKAVVGITDTKSEVDLCLFKDGSTVKSWGAFYKHFPKQVIK comes from the coding sequence ATGAAGTCCGTGATTTTACTACTCGTTCTTTCTTCGACATTTGCTTTTGCCGTTAATAAAGATGCAAAAGTTCCCAAACTAAAATCCGGCGAAGTCGCGGTGTTTGTGAACGAAAAGTATCAGATTCAAACTTTCAAAAATTATGACTCTCTAGAGATCAACTCTACTTGTTTTAAACAAAACAAGCCTCAATGTCAGGCTTTTACAAAAGCTCAGGTGAAACCTGTTCCGCCAAAACCCAAGGATGATCTGATCTACAATCCAGCCGCTATTAATTGCGCCAATATGGGCGGCAAGGCTGTCGTTGGCATCACGGATACAAAGTCAGAAGTTGATCTCTGTCTTTTTAAAGATGGAAGCACGGTGAAGTCTTGGGGAGCTTTTTATAAGCATTTCCCAAAACAAGTGATCAAGTAA
- a CDS encoding penicillin-binding protein 1B (COG0744 Membrane carboxypeptidase (penicillin-binding protein)), translating to MEKELVSKLDSKKFLVPTEFYSAPPIFYSQSATTLDNIQSYLKVLSYRQRESDQRLLPGDYLIAGKEECTSRFSLQLDENITHCLAWVTNEYSPENADRNIQLALFAGDHFLAQTLKGKPFQDSNSLTGEAKLIAQYIDSEPLLQKTVNLGQVPSQCLNAILSIEDAQFLEHGGVSIKGIGRALLKNLTSGRKAQGGSTITQQLVKNYFLTSERTLKRKFNEFIMSILLEARFSKDEILETYLNIIYMGQSGSFQVRGYGAAAQYYFAKNIEDLNLSECSLLAAIVNSPGLFNPFKRPENATKRRTLVLQKMNELGYISEIEMSDAKNQSLPQAPRSIATETAPYYLDAVRKQLIANKISPDGLKIYTGLDIDAQTQAQAAVRDHLSRLGKK from the coding sequence TTGGAAAAAGAACTTGTGAGCAAGTTGGATTCCAAAAAGTTTCTTGTTCCTACAGAGTTCTATTCAGCACCGCCTATATTCTATTCTCAGAGTGCTACGACCCTCGACAATATTCAAAGTTACTTAAAGGTCCTGAGCTATCGCCAAAGAGAGTCGGATCAACGCCTGCTTCCTGGCGATTACCTCATTGCAGGCAAAGAAGAGTGTACTTCTCGCTTTTCTTTACAGCTGGATGAGAATATCACCCACTGTTTAGCTTGGGTCACCAATGAGTACTCCCCCGAAAATGCGGACCGGAATATCCAACTTGCCCTTTTTGCTGGTGATCACTTTCTTGCGCAAACCTTAAAAGGAAAACCCTTTCAAGACTCGAACTCCTTAACCGGAGAAGCAAAGCTGATTGCGCAATACATTGATTCAGAGCCACTTTTGCAAAAAACTGTCAACCTTGGACAGGTCCCCTCTCAATGCCTCAACGCCATTCTCTCTATCGAGGATGCCCAGTTCCTAGAGCACGGCGGTGTCAGCATAAAAGGTATTGGTCGCGCCCTTTTAAAAAACTTAACTTCGGGTCGCAAAGCCCAAGGTGGAAGCACCATCACCCAACAGCTAGTTAAGAACTACTTCCTGACTAGCGAAAGAACACTCAAAAGAAAATTCAATGAGTTCATCATGTCTATTCTTTTGGAAGCACGTTTTTCAAAAGATGAAATCCTTGAGACTTACCTCAATATTATCTACATGGGACAAAGTGGCTCATTTCAAGTTCGTGGGTACGGCGCCGCTGCTCAATATTATTTTGCTAAAAACATTGAAGATCTAAATCTGAGCGAGTGCTCTTTACTGGCGGCTATCGTTAACAGCCCTGGTTTATTTAATCCCTTTAAACGCCCCGAAAATGCCACTAAAAGACGTACTCTGGTTTTACAAAAAATGAATGAGCTTGGATATATTTCTGAAATAGAAATGTCCGATGCTAAAAATCAATCCCTTCCGCAAGCCCCCCGCTCGATTGCTACAGAAACGGCTCCTTATTACTTGGATGCCGTTCGTAAACAGCTGATTGCCAATAAGATTTCTCCGGATGGCCTAAAGATATACACGGGACTTGATATTGATGCACAAACTCAAGCCCAAGCAGCCGTGCGCGATCACTTAAGCCGTCTTGGAAAAAAATAA